The proteins below come from a single Pedobacter aquae genomic window:
- a CDS encoding sensor histidine kinase: MQNFIKQDKFSSFWSWWVGENLNLSLESRIFHSFSLIVITALILITPINYFNNLIPSFLLTLEIFLIQCLTYGISRFRNKFTLAIDISAININLILAVNYFYNGGINSPSLLLYAVSLFLLLSISRLNKLPYWLIVNVVCVTVIATLEYYYGEDMVTPYVNEESRLLDMFATYIISLALIYIGTLYLKKSYIAQKKIVLEKAEALKVLNDEKDKIFSIISHDLRTPLANIQQYLEIANTVELTDEERKVIRTDLLDLTKNSLELLNNLLHWSKNQMEGNIVNKRYILIEEELTLTFNFLKSFAKKKDITLEVILEEKISIYADVDMLKLILRNLIHNAIKFTPTGGIIYVNMVTEKDAYLISVADKGMGIKKEEQDAIFTLSTKTNYGTHKEKGTGLGLMLCKEFAEMQGGKIWFTSKEQEGTTFYLTFPKMES; the protein is encoded by the coding sequence ATGCAAAATTTTATTAAACAAGATAAATTTTCTTCTTTTTGGAGCTGGTGGGTAGGTGAAAATTTAAATCTTTCATTAGAAAGTAGAATTTTTCATTCCTTTAGTTTGATTGTAATTACAGCTCTTATTTTAATTACCCCAATCAATTACTTTAATAACCTCATACCATCATTTTTACTTACGCTAGAAATATTTCTGATTCAATGTTTAACGTATGGTATCAGTAGGTTTAGAAACAAGTTTACGCTTGCAATTGATATTTCTGCTATCAATATTAACCTGATACTTGCAGTAAATTATTTTTATAATGGCGGCATAAATAGCCCTAGCCTATTACTTTACGCTGTAAGTTTATTTTTATTATTATCCATATCAAGGCTTAATAAACTACCTTATTGGCTAATTGTTAATGTGGTGTGTGTTACTGTTATTGCCACGCTAGAATATTATTATGGCGAAGATATGGTAACCCCTTATGTTAATGAAGAAAGTAGGTTATTGGATATGTTTGCTACCTATATAATTTCTTTAGCTTTGATTTATATAGGGACTTTATACCTTAAGAAAAGCTATATCGCTCAAAAAAAGATAGTTTTAGAAAAGGCAGAAGCATTAAAAGTTTTAAACGACGAAAAGGATAAAATTTTCTCTATCATTTCACATGATTTACGTACACCCTTAGCAAATATTCAGCAATATTTAGAGATTGCGAATACTGTTGAACTTACAGACGAAGAAAGAAAAGTTATAAGGACTGATTTGCTAGATTTAACCAAAAACTCTCTCGAGCTTCTTAATAATTTACTGCATTGGTCTAAAAACCAGATGGAAGGTAATATTGTAAATAAAAGATATATTTTAATTGAAGAAGAGCTAACGCTCACCTTTAATTTTCTTAAAAGTTTTGCCAAGAAAAAAGATATAACCCTAGAGGTTATTTTAGAAGAAAAAATTTCTATATATGCTGATGTAGATATGCTAAAATTGATTTTGCGAAATCTTATCCATAATGCTATAAAATTTACACCTACTGGTGGTATTATCTACGTAAATATGGTTACAGAAAAAGATGCGTATTTGATAAGTGTGGCCGATAAAGGAATGGGAATTAAAAAAGAAGAGCAAGATGCTATTTTCACGCTAAGTACAAAAACAAATTACGGAACCCATAAAGAAAAAGGAACAGGTTTAGGGCTTATGCTTTGTAAAGAATTTGCAGAAATGCAAGGTGGCAAAATTTGGTTTACAAGTAAAGAACAAGAAGGAACAACCTTTTATTTGACTTTCCCAAAAATGGAATCATAA
- a CDS encoding IS982 family transposase, with amino-acid sequence MNITIDKVTEIFYLTDEFCNHFTANISSFRIGNIPKRKPLMSDSEVITLMVLFHSGSFRNMKHFYQQYVQKHLLSEFPQTVSYNRFTELMQSAVLPMTIFLKTMCLGECTGISFVDSTPIRVCKNKRIKRNRVFKDIATVGKSTMGYFFGFKLHLIINDKGEILNFVITQGNVDDREPLKNERFIQAVKGKLYADKGYLSKELTHMLFVDGLHLITNIRNNMKNCLMELKDKIMLRKRSVIETINDELKNMCQIEHSRHRSFGNFLTNILSGLIAYSFFPKKPAIKYEVQKTSQVSLFL; translated from the coding sequence ATGAATATTACCATTGATAAAGTTACTGAAATTTTCTATTTAACAGATGAGTTTTGCAATCATTTTACAGCCAATATTAGCTCTTTTAGGATAGGAAACATTCCGAAAAGGAAGCCCCTGATGTCTGATAGCGAAGTCATTACCTTAATGGTTCTTTTTCACTCGGGCAGTTTTAGAAACATGAAGCACTTTTACCAGCAGTATGTTCAGAAACATCTGCTATCAGAATTTCCTCAAACGGTTTCCTATAATCGATTTACAGAGCTGATGCAATCAGCCGTTTTACCCATGACAATCTTTCTTAAAACGATGTGCCTGGGCGAATGCACAGGGATCTCTTTTGTTGATTCTACTCCTATCCGGGTATGTAAGAACAAACGTATCAAACGCAATCGGGTATTCAAGGATATTGCTACCGTAGGTAAATCGACCATGGGGTATTTCTTTGGGTTTAAGCTTCATCTAATTATTAATGACAAGGGTGAAATTCTAAACTTTGTCATTACCCAAGGCAATGTAGATGACAGAGAACCGCTTAAAAATGAACGGTTTATCCAGGCTGTCAAGGGTAAGCTATATGCCGATAAAGGATACTTATCCAAAGAACTGACCCACATGCTGTTTGTGGACGGATTACATCTAATTACCAACATCAGAAACAATATGAAGAATTGTTTAATGGAATTGAAAGATAAAATTATGCTAAGAAAGCGCTCGGTGATTGAAACCATCAATGATGAATTAAAAAATATGTGCCAGATTGAGCATTCAAGACATCGCTCTTTTGGTAATTTTTTGACTAATATTTTATCAGGACTAATCGCTTACAGCTTCTTTCCTAAAAAACCGGCTATCAAATATGAAGTACAAAAAACCTCGCAGGTGAGCCTATTTTTATAA
- a CDS encoding Tex family protein, with translation MRDQHIQLVAQELSIGTKQVDATLTLLDEGATVPFISRYRKELTGSLDEVEVATIRDRVQQLRELDKRREAILKSIEEQGKLTDDLRKQIMEAATMAVLEDIYLPYKPKRKTKASVAREKGLEPLALSILEQDKNDPEAEAEQYINEEKGVLAVADALQGARDIIAELIAENADARAKMRDLFWEKATLKAEVFKGKEEEGIKYKDYFEWEEPLKTAPSHRILAIRRGEKELVLKLDILPPEEDAIELLEKLFIKANHAKSQQVKLAIEDGYKRLLKPGMETEIRLLSKQKADEEAIKVFAENARQLLLAAPMGQKNVLALDPGFRTGCKLVCLDKQGKLLENTTIYPFTGAGNLKEAEQTLVFLVNKYEVEAIAIGNGTASRETEEFVRKQGLKDVQVVMVNESGASIYSASEVAREEFPNHDITVRGAVSIGRRLMDPLAELVKIDPKSIGVGQYQHDVDQNKLQTSLDDTVVSCVNAVGVELNTASKQVLAYVSGLGPQLAQNIVEYRNLHGAFKNRESLKKVARLGDKAFEQAAGFLRIRNAEHPLDASAVHPERYALVEQMAKDLGCKVEDLLVNDALRKQINLQKYISDEVGLPTLKDILAELAKPGRDPREQFESFTFADGINKIEDLRVGMKVPGIVTNITNFGAFVDIGVHQDGLVHLSQMADRFIQNPNEVVKVQQRVEVTVTEVDVARKRIALSMKGNTSPVKKADKPAIVQKSVTKEGFKKPVQKDAETDMQHKLKALMGKFK, from the coding sequence ATGAGAGACCAACATATACAGCTTGTAGCGCAGGAATTAAGTATTGGTACTAAACAGGTTGATGCAACTTTAACCTTATTAGACGAAGGTGCAACTGTACCTTTCATTTCCAGATACCGTAAGGAACTTACCGGAAGTTTAGACGAGGTTGAGGTAGCTACCATAAGAGACAGGGTACAGCAGCTAAGAGAATTAGATAAAAGAAGAGAAGCTATTCTTAAATCTATTGAGGAGCAAGGTAAATTAACAGATGATTTAAGAAAGCAAATTATGGAAGCAGCTACCATGGCTGTTTTAGAAGATATTTACCTGCCTTATAAACCTAAGCGTAAAACCAAAGCATCGGTTGCCCGCGAAAAAGGTTTGGAGCCCCTAGCATTAAGCATTTTAGAGCAAGATAAAAACGACCCAGAGGCAGAAGCAGAGCAATATATCAATGAAGAAAAAGGTGTTTTGGCTGTTGCCGATGCTTTGCAAGGTGCAAGAGATATTATAGCAGAGCTGATAGCAGAAAATGCTGATGCGAGGGCTAAAATGAGAGATTTGTTTTGGGAGAAAGCTACCTTGAAAGCAGAAGTTTTTAAAGGAAAAGAAGAGGAAGGTATCAAATACAAAGATTATTTTGAGTGGGAAGAGCCCTTAAAAACTGCTCCATCACACCGTATTTTAGCTATCCGCAGGGGCGAAAAAGAACTTGTTTTGAAGTTAGATATTTTGCCACCAGAGGAAGACGCTATAGAACTCTTAGAGAAGCTTTTCATCAAGGCTAACCATGCAAAATCTCAGCAAGTAAAACTAGCCATAGAAGATGGTTATAAAAGATTGCTAAAGCCTGGTATGGAAACAGAGATTAGGTTATTGTCTAAACAAAAAGCCGATGAGGAAGCTATAAAAGTGTTTGCAGAAAATGCTCGTCAGTTATTATTAGCGGCACCAATGGGGCAAAAGAATGTTTTAGCCTTAGACCCAGGTTTTAGAACAGGTTGTAAATTAGTTTGCTTAGATAAACAAGGTAAATTACTAGAAAATACCACCATCTATCCTTTTACAGGAGCCGGAAATTTAAAAGAAGCCGAGCAAACTTTGGTTTTCTTGGTTAACAAATATGAAGTAGAAGCTATAGCTATTGGTAACGGTACAGCAAGTAGAGAAACAGAAGAATTTGTACGTAAGCAAGGTTTAAAAGATGTACAAGTGGTGATGGTTAATGAAAGCGGAGCCTCTATTTACTCTGCTTCTGAGGTAGCCAGAGAAGAATTTCCTAATCATGACATCACCGTAAGGGGGGCCGTATCTATTGGAAGAAGATTAATGGACCCTTTGGCAGAATTGGTTAAAATAGATCCAAAATCTATCGGGGTAGGGCAATATCAACATGATGTTGACCAAAACAAATTACAAACCTCTTTAGATGATACCGTTGTAAGTTGTGTAAATGCTGTTGGCGTAGAGTTAAATACAGCTTCTAAGCAAGTTTTAGCTTATGTTTCTGGCCTAGGGCCGCAATTGGCGCAAAATATTGTAGAATATAGAAACCTACATGGGGCTTTTAAAAACCGAGAATCATTAAAAAAAGTTGCTCGTTTAGGTGATAAAGCTTTTGAGCAAGCAGCTGGCTTTTTAAGAATCAGAAATGCCGAACATCCTCTAGATGCCAGTGCAGTACACCCAGAGCGTTATGCTTTGGTAGAGCAAATGGCTAAAGACTTAGGCTGTAAAGTAGAAGATTTATTGGTTAACGATGCACTTAGAAAGCAGATAAATCTACAAAAGTATATTTCTGATGAAGTAGGCTTACCAACGCTAAAAGATATTTTAGCTGAGCTTGCTAAGCCGGGCCGAGACCCACGTGAGCAATTTGAATCTTTCACTTTTGCTGATGGGATTAATAAAATTGAAGATTTAAGGGTAGGGATGAAAGTACCAGGTATTGTAACCAACATTACAAATTTTGGTGCTTTTGTTGATATAGGCGTTCATCAAGATGGTTTGGTACACCTAAGCCAAATGGCAGATAGGTTTATACAAAACCCTAATGAGGTTGTAAAAGTACAGCAAAGGGTAGAAGTTACCGTTACAGAGGTTGATGTTGCTCGTAAACGTATAGCATTAAGTATGAAGGGTAATACAAGCCCGGTAAAGAAGGCAGATAAACCAGCGATCGTTCAAAAATCAGTTACTAAAGAGGGTTTTAAAAAGCCTGTGCAAAAAGATGCTGAAACTGATATGCAGCATAAGCTAAAAGCCCTGATGGGTAAGTTTAAATAA
- a CDS encoding alpha-L-fucosidase, translating to MNLKKLYSLLVLFCVSISVFAQPISQDEKMKWWREARFGMFIHFGVYAQMAGEYKGHQQARGGAEWIMNRMKVPVSEYKEVAKKFNPVKFNADEWVKMAKDAGMKYLIITAKHHDGFALFDSKASDWDIMDATPYKKDLLKPLAEACKKYGVKLGFYYSQAQDWVNPGGSAARKLMAEGWPNPDSTKINNYTQEHDGHWDPAQETKTFAQYIDEVAVPQVKELMTNYGDIAVLWWDTPVKMTDDAALKLQEQLKKQAHIITNDRLKRPNFSGDTKTPEQKIPDLSELDGKDWETCMTMNGTWGFRNSDTKWKSSETLIRNLVDIASKGGNYLLNIGPKPDGSFPDASIERLKDLGNWMKIYSEAIYATEASPIPSQIWGRVTRKTQNGKTTLYLSVFEWPKNGVLVINGLDPEVISAGMLHNGEKLKWDKNGEQVTLKIPSQAPHAVASVLKVEVKGEMKTWFEQSGKEKMKTGALD from the coding sequence ATGAACCTAAAAAAATTATACTCCCTTTTAGTGCTGTTTTGTGTAAGTATTTCGGTTTTTGCTCAACCCATATCGCAAGATGAAAAAATGAAATGGTGGCGTGAGGCCCGTTTCGGTATGTTTATCCACTTTGGAGTTTATGCACAAATGGCCGGAGAATATAAAGGTCATCAGCAGGCTCGTGGTGGGGCCGAGTGGATTATGAACAGAATGAAAGTACCTGTTTCAGAATATAAAGAGGTTGCTAAAAAATTTAATCCGGTAAAATTTAATGCTGATGAATGGGTAAAAATGGCTAAAGATGCTGGGATGAAATATCTGATTATTACAGCTAAACATCATGATGGTTTTGCCTTATTTGATTCTAAAGCGAGTGATTGGGACATTATGGATGCAACGCCATATAAAAAAGACCTATTAAAACCCTTAGCAGAGGCCTGTAAAAAATATGGCGTAAAATTAGGCTTTTACTACTCGCAAGCCCAAGACTGGGTAAACCCAGGAGGTTCTGCGGCTAGAAAATTAATGGCAGAAGGTTGGCCTAATCCAGATAGCACAAAAATCAATAACTATACACAAGAACATGACGGCCATTGGGACCCAGCACAGGAAACCAAAACATTTGCGCAATACATTGATGAAGTTGCAGTTCCACAAGTAAAAGAATTGATGACCAACTATGGCGATATTGCTGTATTATGGTGGGATACACCCGTAAAAATGACTGATGACGCTGCCCTTAAATTACAGGAACAGTTGAAAAAACAAGCTCATATTATTACCAACGACCGTTTAAAACGCCCTAATTTCTCTGGAGATACCAAAACACCTGAACAGAAAATCCCTGATTTAAGCGAGCTAGATGGTAAAGATTGGGAAACTTGTATGACCATGAATGGTACCTGGGGTTTTAGAAATTCTGATACTAAATGGAAATCATCAGAAACCTTAATTCGTAACTTGGTTGATATTGCCTCAAAAGGAGGAAACTATTTATTAAATATAGGCCCAAAACCAGATGGTTCTTTTCCTGATGCCAGTATAGAACGCTTAAAAGATTTAGGTAATTGGATGAAAATTTATAGCGAAGCCATTTATGCTACAGAAGCCAGTCCGATACCAAGCCAAATTTGGGGTCGTGTAACCAGAAAAACACAAAACGGTAAAACTACCCTTTATCTTTCTGTATTTGAGTGGCCAAAAAATGGTGTATTAGTTATTAATGGTTTAGATCCAGAAGTGATATCAGCAGGAATGCTGCACAATGGCGAAAAACTAAAATGGGATAAAAATGGTGAGCAAGTGACGTTAAAAATACCATCTCAAGCACCGCATGCGGTAGCAAGTGTGTTAAAAGTTGAAGTAAAAGGCGAAATGAAAACTTGGTTTGAACAATCAGGAAAAGAGAAAATGAAAACGGGGGCTCTTGACTAA
- a CDS encoding secondary thiamine-phosphate synthase enzyme YjbQ: protein MKFFQQQIRLRPFSRGFHLITREVLAALPQIQEIEIGQLQVFMQHTSASLTINENADPTVRQDFESHFNIMVPENAPYYLHDYEGADDMPAHIKASLLGASVQIPISGGKLCLGTWQGIYLCEHRDDGGSRNMMLTAWGV, encoded by the coding sequence ATGAAATTTTTTCAGCAACAAATAAGGTTAAGACCTTTTTCAAGAGGTTTCCATTTAATTACCAGAGAAGTTTTAGCGGCTTTACCACAAATTCAGGAAATAGAAATTGGGCAGTTGCAAGTTTTTATGCAACATACATCAGCATCATTAACGATAAATGAAAATGCCGACCCTACTGTACGACAAGATTTTGAATCGCATTTTAATATCATGGTGCCAGAAAATGCACCTTATTATTTGCATGATTATGAAGGGGCTGATGATATGCCTGCACACATAAAAGCATCTTTGCTAGGTGCATCTGTACAAATACCTATCTCAGGTGGTAAATTGTGTTTGGGTACTTGGCAAGGTATTTACTTATGCGAACATAGAGATGATGGAGGAAGCAGAAATATGATGCTCACGGCATGGGGAGTTTAG
- the htpG gene encoding molecular chaperone HtpG gives MQEKGTISIHTENIFPIIKKFLYSDNEIFLRELVSNASDATQKIKRLASLGQYNGELGELQVEVAFDEKKKTITISDNGLGMTAEEIKKYINQIAFSGATEFVEKFKDAKDANEIIGKFGLGFYSAFMVSEKVEIQTLSYQDGAEPASWICDGSTEFEIAKGTRTSRGTDVILYINADSEEFLSQYKLQEILDKYFKFLPTKLVFGTKTESEPDGEDKDGKPQYKSVEKENIINGAKPIWTLAPADLKDEDYLQFYKELYPFSEDPLFWIHLNVDYPFNLTGVLYFPKLKNDVEFQRNKIKLFSRQVFITDEVKDIVPEFLMLLHGVIDSPDIPLNVSRSFLQADGNVKKINSYITKKVAEKLAELFKKDRPAYEQKWNDIGIFVKYGMISEEKFYEKAKDFGLFKNTDNQYFTLEEYKEKVKAAQTDKDGNVVYLYTIDPAKQDAFIQSAKKKNYDVLLMDTPIDNHFVSHIENKLEKVQLKRVDADVTDKLIDKGEKLEHALSEDQTKKVKEIFEKAINKPAYQVNIEAMNPEELPVTVTMDEFMRRMKDMAAMGGGMSFYGNMPDSYKVAINGNHKLVSKILQAEDESTQAALAKQAFDLALLSQGLLTGADLTAFVNRSVSLI, from the coding sequence ATGCAAGAAAAAGGAACCATTTCCATCCACACCGAGAATATTTTTCCGATTATTAAAAAATTCTTGTACTCGGATAATGAAATATTCTTGAGAGAATTAGTATCAAACGCTTCTGATGCTACACAAAAGATAAAAAGATTAGCCTCATTAGGGCAGTATAATGGCGAATTAGGAGAACTGCAAGTTGAGGTAGCTTTTGATGAGAAAAAGAAAACCATCACCATAAGTGATAATGGTTTAGGTATGACTGCCGAAGAAATAAAAAAATACATCAACCAAATTGCTTTTTCTGGCGCTACAGAATTTGTCGAGAAATTTAAAGACGCTAAAGACGCCAATGAAATTATTGGGAAATTTGGTTTAGGATTTTACTCGGCCTTTATGGTATCAGAAAAAGTAGAAATTCAGACACTTTCTTACCAAGATGGTGCAGAACCTGCTAGCTGGATTTGTGACGGAAGTACAGAGTTTGAGATTGCTAAAGGTACAAGAACCAGCCGCGGTACTGATGTGATTTTATACATCAATGCAGATTCTGAAGAATTTTTAAGCCAATACAAGCTTCAAGAAATATTAGATAAATACTTTAAGTTTTTACCAACCAAGCTTGTTTTTGGCACTAAAACAGAAAGCGAGCCAGATGGAGAAGACAAAGATGGTAAGCCACAATACAAATCTGTAGAGAAAGAAAACATCATTAACGGCGCTAAACCTATCTGGACTTTAGCACCTGCCGATTTAAAAGATGAAGATTACCTGCAATTCTATAAAGAGCTTTATCCTTTTTCTGAAGACCCGCTATTCTGGATTCATCTAAATGTTGATTACCCTTTCAATTTAACGGGCGTTTTATACTTCCCTAAACTTAAAAATGATGTAGAGTTTCAACGTAATAAAATCAAATTGTTTAGCAGACAAGTTTTTATTACCGATGAGGTAAAAGACATTGTTCCAGAGTTTTTAATGTTATTACATGGCGTTATAGACTCGCCAGATATTCCGCTAAATGTTTCTAGAAGTTTCTTACAGGCCGATGGAAATGTTAAAAAAATCAATAGCTATATCACTAAAAAAGTTGCCGAAAAATTGGCCGAGCTTTTCAAAAAAGACCGCCCAGCTTACGAGCAAAAATGGAACGATATTGGCATTTTTGTGAAATACGGAATGATAAGCGAAGAGAAATTTTACGAGAAAGCAAAAGACTTTGGCTTATTCAAAAATACCGATAACCAATACTTCACTTTAGAAGAATATAAAGAAAAAGTAAAGGCAGCACAAACAGATAAAGATGGTAATGTGGTTTATTTATACACGATAGACCCTGCCAAGCAAGACGCCTTTATACAATCTGCAAAAAAGAAAAATTACGATGTATTGTTGATGGATACCCCTATTGATAATCACTTCGTTAGCCATATAGAAAACAAGCTAGAAAAGGTTCAGTTAAAACGTGTTGATGCTGATGTTACTGATAAATTAATTGATAAAGGCGAAAAATTAGAGCATGCTTTAAGCGAAGACCAAACCAAAAAAGTTAAAGAGATATTTGAAAAAGCTATTAACAAACCGGCTTATCAAGTAAATATAGAAGCAATGAACCCAGAAGAGTTACCAGTTACCGTAACCATGGATGAGTTTATGCGTCGTATGAAAGATATGGCTGCTATGGGTGGTGGCATGAGCTTTTATGGTAACATGCCTGATAGTTATAAAGTTGCTATCAACGGAAATCATAAGCTAGTAAGTAAGATTTTACAAGCTGAAGATGAAAGTACACAAGCAGCATTAGCTAAACAAGCTTTTGATTTAGCTTTACTATCTCAAGGTTTATTAACCGGAGCAGATTTAACAGCTTTTGTAAACAGAAGTGTTTCTTTAATCTAA